Proteins from a single region of Pseudomonadota bacterium:
- a CDS encoding PA0069 family radical SAM protein: MGHNPQKVKGRAAVTNISGRFENFARVPTDDGWESFDDLPPLRTDVTAEAARHIITRNTSPDVGFDRSINPYRGCEHGCIYCFARPTHAYMGLSPGLDFETRLFAKPNAAKLLRAELSKPGYKPKPIAIGTNTDPYQPIEKKQRIMRALLEVLWEFRHPVLITTKSAMVARDIDILQDMAREGLSHVTMSVTTLDRRLARAMEPRASTPPRRLAAMAALHEAGIPVSVAASPMIPALNDHELEAILTAGHQAGAQAANCIVLRLPLEVRDVFQSWLLENYSGRYRHVISVLKSMRGGADYDARWGYRMRGTGPYADMLAKRFALICEKLGLKKDRFGLRTDRFRKHDPSTQQMDLFGG, encoded by the coding sequence ATGGGACATAATCCCCAAAAGGTGAAAGGTCGAGCAGCTGTTACGAATATCAGCGGCCGGTTTGAAAACTTCGCGCGCGTGCCGACCGACGATGGCTGGGAATCCTTCGATGATCTGCCACCACTGCGCACCGATGTTACAGCGGAGGCAGCACGTCACATCATCACGCGGAACACGTCGCCTGATGTCGGCTTCGACCGATCGATCAACCCCTATCGAGGTTGCGAGCATGGCTGCATCTACTGCTTTGCGCGCCCAACCCACGCTTATATGGGGCTGTCGCCCGGACTGGACTTCGAAACCCGGCTGTTTGCGAAGCCGAACGCTGCGAAGTTGCTGCGGGCCGAATTGTCCAAGCCAGGTTACAAACCAAAACCGATCGCGATCGGCACCAACACCGACCCCTACCAGCCAATCGAGAAGAAACAGCGGATCATGCGCGCTTTGCTGGAGGTGCTTTGGGAGTTCCGGCACCCCGTCCTGATCACAACCAAGTCGGCCATGGTTGCGCGCGACATTGATATTCTGCAGGACATGGCGCGCGAGGGCCTGTCACACGTCACGATGTCAGTGACAACGCTTGATCGCAGGCTCGCCCGCGCGATGGAGCCGCGCGCCTCGACGCCCCCTCGGCGGTTGGCGGCGATGGCGGCCTTGCATGAAGCCGGCATTCCCGTTTCGGTCGCCGCATCGCCGATGATCCCGGCGCTCAACGACCATGAGTTGGAAGCGATCCTGACCGCGGGGCACCAGGCGGGTGCACAGGCAGCAAACTGTATCGTTTTGCGCCTGCCGCTTGAGGTTCGCGATGTTTTCCAAAGTTGGCTGCTGGAGAACTATTCGGGGCGATACCGGCACGTGATTTCAGTCCTGAAATCGATGCGCGGCGGGGCAGATTATGATGCGCGTTGGGGCTACCGAATGCGCGGAACCGGGCCCTATGCCGATATGTTGGCCAAGCGGTTTGCACTGATCTGTGAGAAGCTGGGCTTGAAAAAAGACCGCTTTGGCTTGCGCACTGACCGTTTCCGCAAGCATGATCCGAGCACTCAGCAAATGGATCTGTTTGGAGGATGA
- a CDS encoding F0F1 ATP synthase subunit B, with translation MATTEDAAHGAEAASSGLFPPFDTSTYASQLFWLVIAFGLTYYVISKIAGPRISGILEDRHDRIASDLAEAERLKSETQSAMESYESALSDARSKAQAVASETRDKLTAETTAKREASEKALSEKLSEAETRIASIKSEALTQVDTIAADAAGAILEKLAPKVPDAGAISQAIGDVAKG, from the coding sequence ATGGCAACAACAGAAGATGCAGCGCATGGCGCCGAAGCGGCATCAAGCGGCCTTTTTCCGCCGTTTGATACCTCGACTTATGCTTCCCAGCTGTTCTGGTTGGTCATCGCTTTCGGGCTGACCTACTACGTGATCTCGAAGATTGCCGGCCCACGTATTTCAGGGATCCTCGAGGATCGGCACGACCGGATTGCGAGCGATCTGGCGGAGGCCGAGCGGCTTAAGAGCGAAACGCAATCGGCCATGGAGAGCTATGAAAGCGCTCTGTCCGATGCGCGTTCAAAAGCGCAGGCGGTCGCAAGTGAGACGCGCGACAAGCTGACCGCCGAGACGACCGCAAAGCGTGAAGCGTCGGAAAAGGCGCTGAGCGAAAAGCTGTCTGAGGCCGAAACGCGTATCGCTTCCATCAAGAGCGAAGCCCTGACGCAGGTCGACACCATCGCGGCGGACGCAGCGGGCGCGATTTTGGAAAAGCTGGCACCCAAAGTGCCCGATGCAGGCGCTATCAGCCAAGCGATTGGCGACGTCGCCAAAGGCTAG
- a CDS encoding F0F1 ATP synthase subunit A, which produces MANDPIKQFEISTIVPVEIANLDFSFTNSSLFMLATTGAVAAFLVLSTNGRGLVPGRWQAAAEISYEFVANMLRDAAGTQGMKFFPLVFSLFMFILFANLFGMFPYFFTVTSHIIVTFALAMLVIGTVVVYGFMKNGLSFLKLFVPSGVPGYLIPLVTAIEVISFLSRPISLSVRLFANMLAGHITLKVFAGFIVSLTGMGVLGIGGSILPLIMTVAMTALEFLVSFLQAYVFAVLTCMYLNDALHPSH; this is translated from the coding sequence TTGGCGAACGATCCGATTAAACAGTTCGAGATCTCCACAATTGTTCCGGTGGAAATCGCCAATCTCGATTTCTCCTTCACGAACTCTTCGCTGTTCATGCTGGCGACAACCGGCGCCGTTGCCGCCTTTCTCGTACTGTCCACGAACGGACGGGGGCTGGTTCCCGGGCGCTGGCAAGCGGCTGCGGAAATCAGTTACGAGTTTGTCGCCAACATGCTCAGGGATGCGGCGGGCACGCAGGGAATGAAATTCTTCCCGCTCGTGTTCTCGCTTTTCATGTTCATCCTGTTCGCCAACCTGTTTGGCATGTTCCCCTATTTCTTCACCGTCACCAGCCACATCATTGTCACGTTTGCGCTCGCGATGCTCGTGATCGGAACGGTCGTTGTGTACGGTTTTATGAAGAACGGGCTCAGTTTCCTGAAGCTGTTCGTGCCGAGCGGCGTCCCCGGTTATCTGATCCCCCTGGTGACAGCGATTGAGGTCATTTCGTTCTTGTCGCGGCCCATTTCATTGTCTGTGCGCCTGTTCGCCAACATGCTGGCGGGCCACATCACCTTGAAAGTGTTTGCCGGTTTCATCGTTTCGCTCACCGGGATGGGCGTTTTGGGGATCGGTGGTTCGATCCTGCCGCTGATCATGACCGTCGCGATGACCGCTCTCGAATTCCTCGTGTCGTTCCTACAGGCCTATGTCTTCGCAGTGCTGACCTGCATGTATCTTAACGACGCGCTTCACCCATCACACTGA
- the mutY gene encoding A/G-specific adenine glycosylase has protein sequence MTPAQSLLGWYDRHARHLPWRIPPQQSKRGERQDPYKVWLSEIMLQQTTVQAVAPYYAAFIERWPTVGDLAKASDDDIRSAWAGLGYYRRAANLHKCAKVVAETGGHFPTTAAQLADLPGIGAYTSAAIASIAFGEAVPVVDGNVERVFSRVFRLTSSGPKLKKEVTDKLRPLVPRDRPGDFAQATMDLGATICTPRNPVCALCPLTSTCDAHRYGDAERFPVKEPKKAKPVRFGAAQVIVRPADGAIWCEKRPEDGLLPGMTQVPTSDWSASPAPVFDGERIGTIQHVFTHFALTLDVYRVASSKAPSDGGWWAGPEQIAKQAWPTVMIKVLRAALPERAESLRGGKGR, from the coding sequence GTGACGCCCGCGCAAAGCCTCTTGGGTTGGTACGACCGGCATGCCCGCCATTTGCCCTGGCGCATCCCGCCCCAGCAATCCAAGCGCGGCGAACGACAAGATCCGTACAAGGTCTGGCTGTCGGAAATCATGTTGCAACAGACCACCGTTCAGGCGGTCGCGCCCTACTACGCGGCGTTCATCGAGCGCTGGCCCACGGTCGGGGATTTGGCGAAGGCAAGCGACGACGACATCCGCTCGGCATGGGCGGGGCTGGGCTATTACCGGCGCGCGGCCAACCTGCACAAATGCGCCAAGGTGGTTGCCGAGACAGGCGGCCACTTTCCGACCACTGCGGCGCAGCTTGCTGATCTACCCGGCATCGGTGCCTACACCAGCGCCGCCATTGCGAGTATCGCGTTTGGTGAAGCGGTGCCGGTGGTTGATGGCAACGTCGAGCGGGTGTTCTCGCGGGTCTTCCGGCTCACTTCCAGCGGACCCAAGCTCAAGAAAGAGGTGACGGACAAGCTCCGTCCCTTGGTGCCTCGTGACCGGCCGGGCGACTTCGCCCAGGCAACCATGGATTTGGGCGCAACGATCTGCACGCCCCGCAACCCGGTCTGCGCGCTGTGCCCTTTAACGAGCACTTGCGATGCGCATCGCTACGGCGACGCCGAACGCTTTCCCGTCAAGGAGCCGAAGAAGGCCAAGCCTGTGCGCTTCGGTGCCGCTCAGGTCATCGTCCGGCCCGCAGACGGTGCGATCTGGTGCGAAAAGCGCCCGGAAGATGGGCTGCTACCTGGTATGACGCAGGTGCCAACCTCGGACTGGTCTGCGTCGCCTGCACCGGTGTTCGACGGCGAGCGGATCGGAACGATCCAGCATGTATTCACCCATTTTGCGCTGACGCTCGATGTTTACCGCGTTGCCTCGTCAAAGGCACCGTCCGATGGCGGATGGTGGGCGGGCCCCGAGCAGATCGCAAAGCAGGCCTGGCCGACGGTGATGATCAAGGTGCTGCGCGCTGCGTTGCCAGAGCGGGCAGAAAGCTTGCGAGGCGGGAAGGGACGTTAG
- a CDS encoding ribonuclease HII yields the protein MGRAQRAGRSSWAPRRASQGPDAQAEQQARRLGFRTICGVDEAGRGPLAGPVVAAAVVLPFDFIGEGEPISGSEGPGAAVLPDELAGLNDSKQLTEARREQLFAALCQMADVSIASLSAPTIDSRNIRKASLDAMRLAILGLPHRPHFALIDGTDEPPALPCAAATLIKGDGRSLSIAAASICAKVARDRMMVAADRLYPGYRFAAHKGYATQSHRDALARLGPCHIHRRSFAPVREAAIAKASR from the coding sequence GTGGGGCGCGCACAACGGGCCGGACGGTCAAGTTGGGCCCCTCGACGGGCGTCGCAGGGGCCTGATGCGCAGGCCGAGCAGCAGGCGCGACGTCTCGGCTTTCGCACCATTTGCGGCGTGGACGAAGCCGGGCGCGGGCCCTTGGCAGGTCCGGTCGTGGCCGCAGCGGTGGTCCTGCCGTTTGATTTCATAGGTGAAGGCGAGCCGATCTCGGGTTCCGAGGGCCCCGGTGCGGCTGTGCTGCCCGATGAACTTGCGGGTCTCAACGATTCAAAACAGCTGACAGAGGCCAGGCGGGAGCAGCTTTTTGCCGCCTTGTGCCAGATGGCAGACGTCAGCATCGCCTCGCTGAGCGCGCCAACCATTGATTCGCGGAACATCCGAAAAGCATCGCTCGACGCGATGCGGCTCGCGATTCTTGGCCTGCCGCATCGGCCGCATTTCGCCCTGATAGACGGTACCGACGAGCCCCCGGCCCTGCCCTGCGCGGCTGCAACCCTTATCAAAGGCGATGGACGAAGCCTTTCGATTGCGGCGGCTTCCATCTGCGCCAAGGTCGCGCGAGACCGCATGATGGTGGCGGCAGATAGGCTGTATCCAGGCTACCGCTTCGCTGCCCATAAGGGCTATGCAACCCAATCACACCGCGACGCGCTCGCACGGTTGGGGCCTTGCCACATCCACCGGCGCAGCTTCGCTCCGGTCCGGGAAGCCGCTATCGCGAAGGCCAGCCGATAA
- a CDS encoding electron transfer flavoprotein-ubiquinone oxidoreductase produces MSSERESMPFDVVIVGAGPAGLAAAIRLKQADPDCEVVVLEKGAEVGAHILSGAVIDPIGLDALLPDWREDDSPIKTAVTEDRFYYLGPGGGVRLPNFAMPPLMSNHGNYIVSLGNVCRWLAEKAEALGVEIYPGFAAAELLINDDGAVYGVATGDMGIGRDGQPNDQHTPGMELHGKYVLLAEGVRGSLSKQAIAKFDLARDADHQKYGLGLKELWEVKPDRHHPGRVEHSFGWPLDNATGGGSFLYHLEDNQVAVGFVVHLNYKNPHLSPFEEFQRYKTHPMIAPTFEGARRLAYGARAISEGGYQSVPKLTFPGGALLGCSAGFVNVPRIKGSHNAMLSGIQAADAVIEALAAGRAQDELGDYETGWRASPIGQDLAPVRNVKPLWSRYGTRLGVMLGGLDMWLNQTVGTSLFGTLAHGKPDHEATGKEFDAPPVAYPKPDGKLTFDRLSSVFLSNTNHEEDQPVHLRVSDQRLQRISELGLYSGLSQRYCPAGVYEWVDDGAGDMRFQINAQNCVHCKTCDIKDPNQNIVWQVPEGGGGPNYPGM; encoded by the coding sequence ATGAGCAGCGAACGCGAAAGCATGCCTTTCGATGTTGTGATTGTCGGCGCGGGTCCTGCCGGTCTTGCAGCTGCCATCCGCCTCAAACAGGCTGACCCGGACTGCGAGGTCGTTGTTCTCGAAAAGGGCGCGGAGGTGGGCGCGCACATTCTGTCAGGCGCTGTCATCGATCCTATTGGGCTTGATGCGTTGCTGCCGGACTGGCGGGAAGACGATTCGCCCATCAAGACCGCCGTAACCGAGGACAGGTTTTATTATCTCGGGCCGGGCGGTGGCGTGCGCTTGCCCAACTTTGCCATGCCGCCGCTGATGTCCAACCATGGCAACTACATCGTGTCGCTTGGCAATGTCTGTCGCTGGCTCGCCGAAAAGGCTGAGGCGCTTGGGGTCGAGATCTATCCGGGCTTCGCGGCTGCCGAACTTCTGATCAATGATGATGGCGCGGTGTACGGCGTGGCGACCGGCGACATGGGTATCGGCCGCGATGGCCAGCCGAACGACCAGCACACGCCGGGCATGGAGCTGCACGGCAAATATGTGCTGTTGGCCGAGGGCGTGCGTGGGTCGCTGTCCAAGCAGGCCATTGCCAAGTTCGATTTGGCGCGCGATGCCGATCATCAAAAGTATGGGCTTGGGCTGAAGGAACTTTGGGAGGTCAAGCCTGACAGGCACCATCCCGGACGCGTTGAGCATTCCTTCGGGTGGCCACTCGACAACGCTACCGGTGGCGGGTCGTTCCTCTACCACCTTGAGGACAATCAGGTTGCAGTCGGCTTCGTTGTCCACCTCAATTACAAGAACCCGCACCTGTCGCCGTTCGAAGAGTTTCAGCGCTACAAGACCCACCCGATGATCGCGCCAACGTTCGAAGGCGCGCGACGGTTGGCCTATGGCGCCCGCGCGATTTCCGAGGGCGGCTACCAGTCCGTCCCGAAGCTCACCTTCCCGGGTGGTGCCCTCCTGGGCTGCTCGGCAGGTTTTGTGAACGTTCCGCGCATCAAAGGCTCGCACAACGCGATGCTGTCGGGAATCCAAGCCGCCGATGCGGTTATTGAGGCGCTCGCCGCCGGACGGGCACAGGACGAGTTGGGAGACTATGAGACGGGCTGGCGCGCCAGCCCCATCGGTCAGGATCTGGCGCCTGTTCGCAACGTGAAACCCCTATGGTCGCGTTATGGTACCCGGCTGGGTGTCATGTTGGGCGGCCTCGATATGTGGCTCAACCAGACAGTTGGAACATCGTTGTTCGGCACCCTTGCCCACGGCAAGCCCGATCACGAGGCGACCGGCAAAGAGTTCGACGCGCCGCCCGTCGCCTATCCAAAACCCGACGGGAAACTGACCTTCGACCGGCTGTCGTCGGTTTTTCTGTCGAACACCAACCACGAGGAAGATCAGCCGGTCCACCTTCGGGTTTCCGATCAGCGGCTGCAGCGCATTTCCGAACTTGGCCTCTATAGCGGCCTGTCTCAGCGCTACTGCCCTGCTGGCGTCTACGAATGGGTGGATGACGGCGCAGGTGACATGCGGTTCCAGATCAACGCGCAGAACTGCGTTCACTGCAAAACCTGCGATATCAAGGACCCCAACCAGAACATCGTCTGGCAAGTTCCCGAAGGGGGCGGCGGTCCGAACTATCCGGGGATGTAG
- a CDS encoding uracil-DNA glycosylase, whose amino-acid sequence MDNAALRSILEFYRDAGVDAAIGEEPVDRFDESKRDVARKQADQQARADALAAQIAPPPGEAPPVIQAAQPLHAAKGRSVEGIEAAQALAARAQSLDELRQALEAFDGCALKKTARRLVFSDGNPKASIMLIGEAPGREEDERGLPFVGRSGQLLDKMLAAIDLDRSSVYIGNAIYWRPPGNRTPTAEERALCEPFIRRQIVLAQPKVLMTLGGSALSSLFGIQGIMKTRGRTLSYEYDGLTIPSVPTLHPAALLRTPSNKRLAWQDFLALERIIDETGARQ is encoded by the coding sequence ATGGATAACGCAGCTCTGAGATCAATTCTTGAGTTCTACCGCGATGCTGGCGTCGATGCAGCGATCGGCGAGGAACCGGTAGATCGGTTCGATGAGTCAAAGCGCGACGTTGCGCGCAAACAAGCCGATCAACAGGCGCGAGCGGATGCGCTGGCCGCCCAAATAGCCCCGCCACCGGGCGAAGCTCCTCCTGTCATTCAAGCCGCCCAGCCGCTACACGCTGCAAAGGGAAGGTCGGTGGAAGGTATTGAAGCCGCACAGGCTCTGGCGGCGCGTGCGCAAAGCCTCGATGAGCTGCGGCAGGCACTCGAAGCGTTCGACGGGTGTGCGCTGAAGAAGACCGCGCGTCGGCTGGTCTTTTCCGACGGAAACCCAAAGGCGTCGATCATGCTGATCGGCGAGGCGCCTGGCCGGGAGGAAGATGAACGGGGCCTGCCCTTTGTCGGCCGATCGGGGCAACTGCTCGATAAAATGCTCGCTGCGATCGACCTGGATCGCTCATCGGTCTACATCGGCAACGCAATTTACTGGCGCCCGCCCGGCAATCGCACACCAACCGCCGAAGAGCGCGCCCTGTGCGAGCCGTTCATCCGGCGTCAGATCGTGCTTGCTCAACCGAAAGTCCTTATGACGCTTGGCGGCTCAGCGCTCTCTAGCTTGTTTGGCATCCAGGGGATCATGAAGACACGGGGCCGGACGTTGAGCTACGAGTATGACGGCCTGACGATCCCGAGCGTACCAACGCTTCACCCGGCAGCGCTGTTGCGCACGCCCAGCAATAAGAGACTGGCATGGCAGGATTTTCTCGCGCTGGAGCGGATCATCGACGAAACCGGCGCCCGGCAGTAG
- a CDS encoding ATP F0F1 synthase subunit B (Produces ATP from ADP in the presence of a proton gradient across the membrane. Subunit B is part of the membrane proton channel.), whose translation MDSSFWALVALIIFFALIFYLKVPGMVTRALDARADKVRGELEEARRLREEAQAVLADFRRKTQNADEEAEAILDQAKVEAQRMTEETEAALEEMITRRTAAAEARIAQAESQALSEVRARAAELAIAASEKLLAEQTKGAEAAKLIDSAIADVKSRIN comes from the coding sequence ATGGATTCATCGTTTTGGGCTCTGGTCGCGCTGATCATTTTCTTTGCGCTGATCTTCTATCTCAAGGTGCCGGGAATGGTGACCCGGGCGCTTGATGCGCGCGCTGACAAGGTTCGCGGCGAGCTGGAAGAGGCCCGCCGACTTCGGGAGGAGGCGCAGGCGGTCCTCGCGGATTTTCGGCGTAAGACCCAGAATGCCGACGAAGAAGCTGAGGCGATCCTCGATCAGGCTAAGGTCGAAGCCCAGCGCATGACTGAAGAAACCGAAGCGGCGCTCGAAGAGATGATCACGCGCCGCACGGCGGCCGCGGAAGCGCGTATCGCGCAGGCGGAAAGCCAGGCACTATCAGAAGTGCGGGCGCGCGCGGCTGAGCTGGCGATTGCTGCGTCTGAGAAGCTGCTTGCCGAGCAGACCAAGGGTGCGGAGGCAGCCAAGCTGATTGACAGTGCGATCGCAGACGTCAAATCGCGTATCAACTGA
- a CDS encoding AtpZ/AtpI family protein, translating to MGDPADPGPGSQGKDSNRGPKAQSGANQELSDVQERLEALDAKLDAHRPDPVLEKQAKQDRSQWSMAMRVSSDFIAAVFVGGLLGWGLDEVAGTGPFGLIVLLLLGFAAGVLNVMRTLGLIAQPRPLRARRDDTVNSDRDGR from the coding sequence GTGGGTGACCCAGCCGACCCCGGTCCGGGCTCACAGGGCAAAGACAGCAATCGCGGTCCAAAAGCGCAGTCTGGCGCGAACCAAGAGTTATCCGATGTGCAGGAGCGCCTCGAAGCCTTGGACGCCAAACTGGATGCGCATCGCCCCGATCCGGTGCTCGAAAAGCAGGCGAAACAGGATCGATCGCAATGGTCGATGGCGATGCGGGTATCGTCGGACTTCATTGCGGCGGTTTTTGTTGGGGGTTTGCTGGGTTGGGGCCTTGATGAGGTCGCCGGAACAGGGCCTTTCGGTCTGATTGTTCTGCTTTTGTTGGGGTTTGCAGCGGGCGTTCTAAACGTCATGAGAACGCTTGGGTTGATCGCGCAGCCACGCCCCCTGCGGGCGCGGCGAGATGACACAGTCAATTCGGATCGCGATGGCCGGTAA
- a CDS encoding F0F1 ATP synthase subunit C, producing MEADAAALIGAGIACLGMGGAAIGLGQIFGNYLSGALRNPSAADGQFGRLIFGFAVTEALGIFSLLVALLLLFAV from the coding sequence ATGGAAGCAGATGCAGCAGCCCTTATCGGTGCCGGTATCGCCTGTCTCGGCATGGGTGGCGCGGCCATCGGCCTTGGCCAGATTTTCGGCAACTACCTGTCCGGCGCCCTGCGTAACCCCTCAGCCGCTGACGGTCAGTTCGGCCGTTTGATCTTCGGCTTCGCCGTGACCGAGGCGTTGGGCATCTTCTCGCTGCTCGTCGCGCTTCTGTTGCTGTTCGCTGTCTAA
- the moaB gene encoding molybdenum cofactor biosynthesis protein B, with the protein MTLDQTLPFVPLGIAVLTVSDTRTLQDDKSGDTLAGRIEAAGHKLAARVIVRDDVPALQAQVKDWAANDAIDVIITTGGTGFTGRDVTPDALEPLFDKRMDGFSALFHRISFEKIGTSTLQSRATAGLVGTTFVFCLPGSTGACKDGWDGILAAQLDYRHRPCNFVEIMPRLDEHLRRGQGAST; encoded by the coding sequence ATGACGCTTGACCAAACCCTCCCCTTTGTCCCTCTTGGTATTGCCGTTCTAACGGTGTCAGACACGCGAACATTGCAGGACGACAAGTCTGGCGACACGCTCGCGGGGCGTATCGAGGCCGCGGGCCACAAGCTGGCCGCACGTGTGATCGTACGGGACGATGTTCCTGCCTTGCAGGCGCAAGTCAAAGACTGGGCGGCCAATGACGCGATCGACGTCATCATAACGACGGGCGGAACCGGGTTTACCGGTCGCGATGTGACGCCTGATGCGCTCGAGCCGCTTTTTGACAAGCGCATGGACGGTTTTTCAGCACTCTTTCACCGCATAAGCTTTGAGAAGATCGGCACGTCGACACTGCAGTCGCGCGCCACCGCAGGGCTTGTCGGAACCACATTTGTGTTCTGCCTGCCGGGCTCGACAGGCGCCTGCAAAGACGGTTGGGACGGCATACTGGCCGCGCAACTCGACTATCGGCATCGCCCGTGCAACTTCGTTGAAATCATGCCGCGCCTTGACGAACATCTGCGCAGAGGACAGGGCGCAAGCACCTGA
- a CDS encoding site-specific DNA-methyltransferase yields MNDVIDTVRVGDSIALMQRLPPGSIDVVFADPPYNLQLQGDLQRPDQSAVDAVDDAWDQFESFAAYDAFSRAWLLAARRALKPSGTLWVIGSYHNIFRVGATLQDLGYWVLNDVIWRKTNPMPNFKGRRFANAHETLIWAARSEQGKRYTFNYDALKAANDDIQMRSDWTFPICTGAERLKDEDGRKIHPTQKPEALLARVLIASSKPGDVVLDPFFGTGTTGAVAKRLGRRFIGFERDAGYADAARMRIDGVEPAPEAALQMMRGKRTEPRVPFATLLEAGYIMAGEELVDGRERHSALVRADGTLASGDHEGSIHKVGALVEEQQACNGWTFWHARRGDNLVLIDDFRAEIRKKSA; encoded by the coding sequence CTGAACGATGTGATCGACACGGTGCGTGTTGGTGACAGTATCGCGCTGATGCAGCGCCTGCCGCCGGGCAGTATCGACGTCGTTTTCGCGGACCCACCCTACAATTTGCAGCTCCAAGGCGACCTCCAAAGGCCGGACCAGAGCGCGGTCGACGCGGTCGATGATGCGTGGGACCAATTTGAAAGCTTCGCAGCTTATGACGCTTTCAGTCGCGCATGGCTGTTAGCCGCCCGCCGCGCACTCAAGCCTTCGGGAACGCTTTGGGTAATCGGCTCGTATCACAACATTTTCCGTGTTGGCGCAACGCTCCAGGACCTGGGCTACTGGGTGCTCAACGATGTGATCTGGCGCAAAACGAATCCAATGCCGAACTTCAAGGGCCGGCGCTTTGCCAACGCCCACGAAACGCTCATCTGGGCCGCGCGCTCCGAGCAGGGCAAACGCTACACCTTCAATTACGACGCGCTCAAAGCAGCTAATGATGACATTCAGATGCGCTCGGATTGGACCTTTCCGATATGTACGGGCGCGGAGCGTCTCAAGGATGAAGATGGCCGCAAGATCCACCCGACACAGAAGCCCGAAGCGCTGCTTGCGCGTGTGCTGATCGCATCAAGCAAGCCCGGCGATGTGGTTCTTGACCCTTTTTTCGGGACCGGCACGACCGGCGCGGTCGCCAAACGGCTTGGTCGGCGGTTTATCGGGTTCGAGCGCGATGCGGGGTACGCCGATGCGGCACGCATGCGCATCGATGGCGTCGAGCCAGCGCCCGAGGCGGCGCTGCAGATGATGCGCGGCAAACGCACAGAGCCCCGGGTTCCGTTCGCGACACTGCTTGAAGCGGGCTACATCATGGCGGGCGAGGAGCTTGTCGATGGACGCGAAAGGCATAGCGCGCTTGTGCGGGCAGACGGCACGCTCGCCAGTGGCGACCATGAGGGGTCCATCCACAAGGTGGGCGCTCTGGTCGAAGAGCAACAGGCCTGCAATGGCTGGACCTTCTGGCACGCGCGCCGCGGCGATAATCTTGTCCTGATCGACGATTTCCGGGCGGAAATCCGCAAGAAATCGGCCTAA